In Ignavibacteria bacterium, the sequence TTAACTGCATTGAGACCTGTCCGAAGGAAATAAATATTACGTGGCACATCTCACAATTAAAAAAGAGAATATCGGTAAAAGAACTTTAAAAGAATTTTTAGAGAAGTGAAAAGGGGCGGAAAGCCCCTTTTTGTTTTGGAAGCAAAAGAACACGGATGGACACGGATTAAGCATGGGGATGCGGATGAAGAAATGTCTTTTTATTGCAAGAATGTATAAGAATGGAAGAATAACGGACTAATTTCTCATTAGTGATTTTGTTATTTTGTATATGGAGTAATATAACATAGGGGGTAATTAAATATTTGATTATGAAAAATATAGTAACGCTTAAAGATAGGAAAGTAGTACAAAACAACAACATTGCAATGTGGTTTGACAGAGGTGGATCGGATTTTGAGTTTAAACCCGGACAGTATGCAAGAATAACTCTTCAGGAACCTATACATAACGATGCGGAAGGAAATTCGCGTTTATTTTCTCTTGCATCATCACCGAAAAAAGATTACATAATGTTCACCACAAGGGCTCTTGACTCGGCATTTAATAAAAACATACTTGAAATGCCTATCGGTGCAAAGGCTGAAATATCGGGCTTCGGCGGGAATACGGTACTACACGAGGATTCTTTAATACCGGCGGTTTTTTTAATTGGTGGTATTGGTATTACTCCGGTACGTTGCATGGTTGAGCATATAGTAGATGAGAAACTGCCTTACAAGGCATATCTTTTTTATTCAAATCCGACAGCATCATCAATGGCATTTTTGACTGAGTTTGAAAAATGGGCTAAAGAATACAGCGGTTTTAAGTTTATACCGACAATAGACGACAAAGAAGATAAAAGCTGGAAATATAACTTTGGTTATATAAACAAAGAAATGATTTTGAAATATATAGATGATGTAAACAAGCCAATTTATTACATAGTCGGACCGACGGCGATGGTAGAGGCGATGGAGAGACTTCTGCAGGAATTAAACGTAAGCACAAACAACATAAAACTGGAGAAATTCGGATGAACAATCACACAAAAAGATTTACGGGCAAGGCGGACGATTATGCAAAATACCGACCGGGTTATCCCGAGCAAATAATAGGTTTTCTGGAGAAAAAAATAGGGTTTGACGCCTCGAAGGATATAGCAGACATTGGCTGCGGGACGGGGATACTGAGTAGATTATTTTTAAACAATGGTAACCTCGTTTTCGGCGTAGAGCCAAATCAGGAAATGAGGGATAAATCAGAAAGCCTGCTGGGTAAGTTTATAAACTTTATCAGTGTTGAAGGCACGGCAGAAGAGACAAGACTTGCAAATAACAGCGTTGACATAATAACTGCCGGACAGGCATTTCACTGGTTTGACCTTAAGAAAACAAAGAAAGAGTTTAAAAGAATACTGAGAAAAGACGGAGACGTGGTTGTTGTATGGAACGACAGAAAGAATAACACCCCGGTTATGAAACTAATGAACGGAATATTGAAATCATTAGGGCACGAACATCACGAAGCGGAAAAGGATTTAATGGATAAAAATTTATTGGGTTTATTTTTCGAAAAGGAAAAAATTGCTTCGACAACCTTTCCAAACTTTCAAATGCTTGACCTTGCGGGGCTGAGGGGAAGAATCCTTTCAATATCATACGTGCCCGACAAGGGAGAAGAAAACAAGAGAATTATGAAAGAGGTTAAAGACTTGTTTGACAGATACAACAACGGCGGCATGGTGAAGTTAGAATACACAACAAGGGTTTACTACGGAAAGTTGAAGTAGAGAGGGTGTCTTTGATTAATCGTTTATAGTTATATTATTTAGAAAATAGACCGAAAAAGGAAAGCTGATTGACATGGATTTTGAAAATAGTATCTACTCCTTGTTAAGATTAAAGAATTATGAGCTACATTTTTACGAATAATAATTTTACTACTATGAAAAAACTATTTCTGATATTACCGATATTAATTTTTTTCCTGCACACATCGGTGCTTGCACAAAATGACATAAAAGGTGACTGGAACGGGTACATTGATTTAACTACCTCAAAGCTTGAAATAATTGTGAAGTTTACGCATGACGGCACGGGTTACAACGGAAGCATTGACATACCCGATCAAAGTGCTTACGGGCTTAAGTTGTCAAAGATTGTTTACAATGCGTCTGATATCTCTTTTGAGCTTGAGATTCCGAACGCACCAGCGAAGTTTAAGGGCGTTTATTTAGCAGACAGTATTTCGGGAGAATTTTTACAAGCAGGTTTTAAGGGTACGTTTTATTTATCAAACAAACCAAAAGAGGACGAAAAAAATAAATCGAACGCTTCTTTTAAAGAGGAAGAAATAAAATTCATCAACGGCGACATCACTTTTGTCGGCACGCTCACAACACCATTAAAGAGCGGAAGGCACCCGGCTGCAATTATGATATCCGGAAGCGGTCCACAAAACAGGGACGAGAACATACTCGGTTTTAAGATATTTAAAATTATTGCGGAGCATTTAAGTACAAATGGAATAGCAGTATTAAGGTACGATGACAGGGGTGTAGCCGAGAGCACGGGAAAGTCCGTTAACGAATCGACATCGGAAGAGTTTGCGGAAGATGTATCGGCTGCGATGGATTTTTTAAAAAAGCGGAATGATATAAACGCCGAACAAATTGGCTTGATAGGTCACAGCGAGGGGGGCATAGTAGCGCCTTTAACTGCTTCAAAGAGAAAGGATGTTGCATTTATTGTTTCAATTGCAGGAACGGGAGTTAACGGAGCAGAAATTATACTTGAGCAGACAAAATTAATATCTCTGGCAAACGGCGAAGACTCTGTGCGGGTTAACAAGGATTACGATGAAACAAAAGTCGCTCTGTATATGATAGTAAACGGTGCAAGCGAGGAGGAGCTGCAATCGCTAATTAGAAAAAGTGCAGAAGAACAGTTTGATAATCTCAGTGAAACAGAAAAATCCAAAATACCCGATAAGTCAGAATGGGTAAACGAGAAGACTGATAATGCATACAAGACACTGACTTCAACATGGATGAAATTCTTTCTTAAACACGAGCCAGCTGAAACGTGGAATAAAATCACATGTCCTGTACTTGCTTTATTCGGAGGGCTTGACCTACAGGTTTCTGTTTTGCAGAATGAAGTACCTGTTAGACAGGCATTAACCGAAGCCGGAAATAAAGATTTTGAAATAAAGGTATTCCCGAAAGCAAACCATTTATTTCAAGAGGCGAAAACAGGCAGTACGAGTGAATACGGGATTTTAAAGAAGGAGTTTATAGACGGATTTCTTGATTATATTTTAAATTGGATAAACAAGAGAGTAACTGTAGTTAATTAGGATTTAGGAGGCAGAAAAATAAAGATTAAAAAAGAGGATGGAAAAATATTTCGAGAAATACAGACAAAATACAATTGGTAACAACAGGGAATACGAAAGTCCTTACGGTAGACAGAGATTAATATATGCTGACTGGGTTGCAAGCGGCCGGCTTTACAAACCAATAGAAGATACCATAACAGAAAAGATAGGTCCTTACGTTGCGAACACACATACAGAGACGAGTGAGACGGGTGCTTTAATGACAAGAGCTTACAAGCTCGCACACAAGAAAATAAAACAGCACTGCAACGCAGGAGAAAAGGACGTTATAATAACAGCGGGGTTTGGAATGACGACTGTAATAAACAAGTTTCAGAGAATCCTGGGGCTTAAGAACTTTATACGGCGGCTAGACAAAAATGTAATTCCAAAAGAAGAAAGACCCGTTGTGTTTCTCACACACATGGAACATCATTCCAACCAAACATCCTGGTATGAAACCATTGCCGACGTTGTTGTTGTAGAGCCCGGCGATGACCTCTCCTGCGATATAGATAATCTTGAAAAAGAGTTAATTAAGTACAAAGACAGAAAAACGAAATTCGGGTCTTTCAGTGCGTGCTCAAACGTAACGGGAATACAGACTTCTTACTTTGAGATGGCAAAATTGATGCACAAATACGGGGGATATTGTTTTGTAGATTTTGCAGCATCTGCGCCATACGTTGAGATTAACATGCATCCTGACGAAGAAGAGTCGAGGCTTGATGCAGTATTTTTTTCTCCGCACAAATTTCTTGGGGGACCGGGTACATCGGGGGTGTTAGTGTTTAACAAAGAATTGTATCAAAATTACAGCCCGGACCATCCCGGTGGAGGCACTGTAGAATGGACGAATCCGTGGGGTGAGTATATGTACATAAACGATATTGAAACAAGAGAGGACGGAGGAACGCCTGGATTTCTTCAGGCAATTAGAACGGCTTTATGCATAGAGCTTAAGAATGAAATGGGAGTTGATAATATTCTAAGAAGGGAAGAACAGCTTTTAAAAATTGCATTTAAGGAATTAAGGGAAATACCGAACCTCCATATACTTGCCGACAACATTGAGCACAGACTCGGTATTGTATCTTTTTACATGGATAATATTCATTACAATTTAATTGTAAGACTTTTAAGCGACCGTTACGGCATTCAGGTAAGAGGAGGGTGTGCATGTGCGGGTACATACGGACACTATCTTCTAAACGTTGATCAAGACCATTCAAAACATATTACTGATTTAATCAGACACGGAGATCTGTCTTTAAAGCCGGGGTGGGTGAGGATTTCTCTGCATCCGACTATGCCGGACGAAGATTTGCTGATAATATGTAAAGCATTACGCGAGATAGGGAATAACTATAAAGAATGGCAGGATGATTATGTTTATAATAATCAAACAAATGAATACAGGTATAAGTATGAGCAAAACAATTTTATTGAAGTAAAGAAATGGTTTGAACTATCGGATGACTAATAGTGTTATAGAGAAAAAGTTTAAAAATGAAAAATCTGATAGTACTTTTAAGTTTTATTTTATCTTTAAGTGCAACTGCACAGCACAAGGAAGTTTCATATCCTAAAACAAAGGAGTTTCAACAATCACTTACGCCCGATTCCATAATCGTTTTACTTAAAAACGGGAATGAAAGGTTTCTTCACAATACGCGTTCAGACATTGATTACGATGCGGAAATTGAGTTGACCTCTCACAATCAATATCCATTCGCAGTGGTATATGGATGTATGGATTCGAGGGTTCCTCCAGAAATTGCATTTGATGCCGGTATTGGGGATATATTTGTAAACAGGCTTGCCGGCAACGTTATCACAAAAGAAGTGCTTGGCAGTATGGAGTACGCCTGTAAAGTTGCAGGTTCAAAACTTGTAGTTGTAATGGGACATACGAGCTGCGGTGCAGTAAAGGGTGCAATAGATAACGTAGAACTTGGAAATATTACTGATATTGTAAAAGAAATAAAGCCAGCGGTTAGTAAAACAGTCTTGTTGAATCCCGGCGAAGAAGTTTCGTCTAAAAATTATGAACTTGTTGATATGGTTGCAAAAACAAACGTTGAACTTGGAATAGAGTATATACGTAAAAACAGTCCGATACTAAAAGAAATGGAAGACAAAGGCGAGATAAAAATTGTCGGTGCCGTTTATGATGTATCAACGGGGAGAGTTTCTTTCTTACAATAAATTATTTTTCTCTTTTTAAACTCCTAAGTTCTTTAGCTGTTTTCTTAGAGGCGTCAGTAATTTTTTCACTACTAAGAAGGCGAGCAACTTCGGTAATAATGTTTTCTTCCTGCAGGTCATTAATTTCAGCAATGGTTTCACTGCCGACGGTTTTTTTGCTGACATAAAAATGTTTATCGCTCATAGCTGCAATCTGGGGAAGGTGTGTTATAGAGATTATCTGGTGTGTTTTTGAAAGTTCAAATAAAACTGTACCAACTTTTCCTGCGATGCGTCCGCTTATACCTGCATCAATTTCATCGAATACAAGAATAGGTATATTTTCTTTTCCTGACAGAGATGCTTTTAAGGAAAGCATTATTCTTGATACTTCGCCGCCCGACGCTGTTTTTCTTAAAGGGGTGAATTCACTTCCTTTGTTTGCTTTTATCAGAAACTCAACATTGTCAATTCCCGCGGCTGAGAGTTTATATGTTACATTTCCTTTTTTAAAAGACAGGTCGTCTGAGCCATCAGTCGCCGCTATAAAACGGTTTAAGCTGACTTTAAATTCTGCAGACTCAAGTCCAACCTCCTTAAAGTAAGAGTTCACTTTCTTTTCAAGTGTCTTACCGTGTTTAATTCTAACTAAGGAAAGTTCTTCCGCTACTGCAAACACCTGTGCCTTTTTATCCTGAACCTCTTTACTCAATTTTTCGATTTCATAGTCAAAATTTTCAGAGAGGTTAAACTGTTCTGTAAGTTCGGCAGCTTTAGTTATTAATCCTTCTATGCTTAAATTATACTTCTTCTTTAAAAAAGTAAGAGTACCAAGGCGGTTTCTGATAATTTCTATTCTTTCCGGGTCAAAATTTACCTCCTTAACATAGTCTCTTAATTCTTCTGAAACATTTTTCGCGGATGATAAAATTTCTTCAAGGGTTGATATATACTTTTCTATTTCGCGGTCGTGCTTTACGGCTTTCTTTAATTCTTTAATTATGTATGACAAATTTGAAAGCATATTAGAATCGTTTTCATATAAATAATTTATACCATTACAAACGGCTGTGCTGATTTCCTCTGCGTTTTCCATCTTGTTAAGCTCGTTTAAAAGCTCGCTATCTTCATTTGGAAGGGGGTTAACATTATTTATTTCTTTCAGTTGAAATTCAAGAAAACTTTTCCGGCTGATAATGTCATCTCTCTTGTTTAAAAGTGTTTTTAATATTTCTGTTTTTTCTTTTAATTCTAAAAAAACTTTCTGATATTTATCTTTTAATATATTTCCCTGAATAAAATTATCCAGAAATTCGCAATGGGTTTCCTTATTTAACAGGGACTGGTGCTCGTTTTGAGAGTGAATGTCTACAATCAAATCACCAAAGTCTTTAAGGTCGGATATATTTACGAGTGAATCGTTAATAAAGCTTCTACTGACACCTTTTTTGGTAAGCTCTCTTCTAATTATGACAGAGCCTTTGTTGTTTGAGTCAGAAATAAGTTCTTTTTCTGATAAGAACTTTAACACATTACTATTATTGCTGAAATCAAAATATCCCTCAACAATAAGCCGGGAATTCTCGTTTCTGATAATCGAATAGTTTGCTCTCTCGCCCAATATAAGCCCCAAGGCATCAAGAATAATGGACTTGCCGGCACCCGTCTCGCCTGTGAGAATATTAAGCCCCTTAGAGAAAATCATTTCGGCTTCTTTGATTATCAGATAATTCTTTATGTATAATTTCTCAAGCACTTATTATATCTTTTTATTATATATTAGATAAAGTAATAGTAATAGCGTTGTTAATAGTGTTAAAAAATATCTATTTGTTTTGAAATTAAAAAGCAATTAAGGAATACCGTGTTTATAGAATGTTTATAAAAGAATGGAAAAAAGGAGTTATTAGAGAGACGGGATTATAAACCCCGGTTAATGCAGTAAAATTTGTTAACAGATTGTTGTTATTAAGAAGTTAATAGTAAGTTATTAACAAATTTCGTAATAAAAAACCCGGTTGCTGCCGGGTTATAAAAATTATAATTTATAAGATAAAAATTATTTTCTATAAGTACAGGAACCTTTTGTTGAACCAGCTTCTGTTTTTTGTGAGCAGTTTGTTTTAGGGCAGTTTTTCATCTGTGACTGACCTTCATTGTTTGTGTTTTTCATTGATTCACACTGTTTTGTACATGTTTCGCATTTACCGTCGCACTGTTTCTGACAGTTTTCTTTTTGGGTGCATTCAGTATTGCAGCACTTTTCATCTTTATCGTCGGCAATAAGGTTTTTCTGTCCCTTGTATAGGAAAAACGAGCCGGCGAGCAAAGCAATTAAAACGATTACAAAGATTATTTTTTTCATGAGAAAGATGTTTTATTTAAAAATTCAATTGCGGAAAAATATATAAATTCTGACAATAATGCCACACCATAGAAGAAAGGCTTTTAAAAGTTTAATTACTACAGGAAAGAAACAAAATTTAAGGATTTTAAAATCAGTGATTCTAAGTTTTTTTTAATTTTATTTATCCGAATAAATAACTACTTTATATGAAAAATCCAGATATTTGAGAATCAAATTTTATCAGCAGTTATCAATAACTATTAGAACAGTAAATGAAACAACAAACACCTTTGATATCTGCTTTTGCTTAAATTAACTTGGAGATACTACATTTAACGCAAAAGATCTCTATGATGCAGTTTATACAAATGATATTGGAGTTAGAGAGTTTCTTTGTTGATTGATTAAATCATGATAGTACTATAGTTTTCAACAACTAAACCAAATATTAATATAAAAAATAAAAGGCAATGAAAAAAACGCTTGTACTTTCTGTTATAATTAACATTTTATTCATCCTATTTGGAGGATATATTATTCATAAAAAGGGCGGTTTTAATTATTTGAAACAAAATAGCGCAAAATTGTTAGAAATCGAGCAAGACTATAGCCTTTATTACAAAACAAAAAGGAGTATTTTTGAAATTATGCCATACGACACGAATAAAATAATATTTTTAGGCAATAGTATAACCAATTTTTGTGATTGGCATGAACTTTTTGGAAACGAAAATATTATTAATCGAGGAATAAATGGAGATGTAATAAACGGCGTAATTGACAGATCAGATGTAATACTAAGCTCAAGCCCCAAAAAGATTTTTTTAATGATAGGAACAAATGACCTAGCAGAAGGAAATACTATTGAAAAAATTATATCGAATTATGAAAGATTGTTAATCTTGATTAAAGAAAAATCACCGAGAACGAAGCTTTATTTACAAAGTATTTTGCCAACACTTAATGACCAAAGGAGGAAAAACGATGACATAATAGCCATTAATAAAAGTTTAATAGACTTAACAGAAAAGTATGGTTTTACTTATGTGAATCTTTTTGATATACTGAAGACAGAAAGGAATGAGCTAGATACAATTTATTCATTTGACGGTCTTCACCTGAATGGAAAAGGTTATCTAAAATTGAAAAAAGAAATTGAACAATACGTTAATAATTAAATTACAGCATTAACGGATTTTATAGCAAGGAAAACCCGCCCAGAGAAATGATCTCGAAAAATAAAATCTGAATAAACTCATCTGCTACTCAAAGGCAAAGGCGCAAAGAGAGCACGAGAAATTATTTTATCTTTTTCTAAAAAGTAGAAAACAGGGAGCCTTTAATTTCTTAATAGTTTGTTTTTATTAAAATGATTTACGGATATGAGGGTTAACTAATTATGTTGATATTATAAAAAATTATAAGAAAATTTAGTAAATTAAAGATTGACAGAAAAAATCAAAAATAATATCATAGAGAAGTCTGACAATATCAAAAATAAGCTTGATAATCTGCCCGTAAAGCCAGGAGTGTATCAGTTTAAAGATGCATCGAACAAAGTTATATATGTAGGGAAAGCTAAATCACTCCGAAGCCGCGCCAGACAGTACTTCCAGTCACGTCCCCAGGGTGCAAAAACAGAATCGATGGTGTCAAAAATTACAGACCTTGATGTCATTGTAACAGACTCGGAAGTAGAGGCTCTTATACTCGAATTTAACCTCATCAAAAAATTAAAACCCCGCTACAACGTCCTTCTTAAAGACGACAAAACCTTTCCTTACATAGTGATAACCAACGAAAGGTTCCCGAGAGTCTTTCCCACAAGGTCAAAACGCAATGACGGCTCAAAGTATTTCGGTCCTTACACAGACGTAAAAACCATGCGCTTTGCATTAAAATCTATTCGGGATATCTTTACAATCCGTTCCTGCAATTTAAACCTTTCAGAAGAGAACATTGCTTCAGGCAAGTATAAAGTCTGTCTTGATTACCACATAAACAAGTGTGAAGGGCCGTGCGTAGGGCTTGTACCGGAACACGAGTATAAAGAAATGATTAATCAGGTTGCAAAACTCCTGAACGGGAAGATTGAAACGCTAGAAAAAGACCTGAAAGGAAAAATGAATGCTCTTGCCGAAAACATGAAATTTGAACAGGCGGCAAAGATGCGCGACAAAATAGAAGCGCTGCAGGTGTATAAAGCAAAGCAAAAAATGGCCGGTGATGAAATAGTTGACCGCGATGTTTTTGCTGTTGTTCAGGAAGACAATGATGCATGCGGAATGGTGTTAAAAATACGCGACGGCAGAGTAATAGGAAAAACTCATTATTACCTTTCAAACGTTCTTGAAAAGCCACCTGAAGAATCTGTTGAAAACATTGTAACTAATTACTATAGCAAGGCAGAATTTATTCCCGACGAGATTTTTTTACCGCTTGAGACTGAAAACATAGAAGCGCTCGAACTATGGCTGAGTGAAAAGAAGGGCGGAAAGGCTGAGATAACAGTACCAAAAATCGGAGAGAAGGTAAAACTAATAAGGATGGTTGAAACAAACGCAAAGTATATGCTTGATGAGCTAAAGCTTGCGAAAATGAAGAGAGAATACACAGCACCTTCTTTGGATGCTTTAAAACGTGACTTACGGATGCACAAAATCCCCAAACGCATAGAGTGTTTTGACATATCACACATACAGGGAACGGATACTGTTGCCTCTATGGTCGTGTTTGAAAATGCAAAACCCAAAAAGTCAGACTACAGAAAGTATAAAATCAGAACAGTAACAAACGAAACGGGAGAACCCGATGACTTTCTTTCAATGCGAGAAGTTATACACCGCCGTTTTCGCAGACAGGAAGAAAAACTGCCCGACCTTGTAGTTATTGACGGAGGCAAAGGCCAGCTTTCCTCTGCCGTAAAAGTTTTAAGAGATATGGGCACTAAAATTGCAAATGACAAGAAAGAATCTGATAAAGAAAAGACAAAAGGAATAAACATAATAGGCCTTGCAAAACGGCTGGAAGAAGTTTATATGCCCGATGATTCTGACCCGCATACAATACCAAAAACCTCCAGCGGTTTAAAACTGCTGCAAAGGATACGCGATGAGGCACACAGGTTTGCAATAGAATTTCACAGAACCTTAAGAAGCAAAAGAACGTTAACATCAGAGCTGACCGATATAATAGGAATAGGCGATGCAACCACGAAGAAACTTTTAAGAAAATACGGTTCCTTTGAGGGTGTTAAAGAAGCATTGCAGAAAGATGAAACCTCTTTTGAGCTTGACATGGGAAGGAAAATAACAGGCATATTAACGAGATATTTCTACGAAGAAGAAAATTAAATATATACATAATGGCAAAAAACGGAGCACCTAAAACATTTGTTCTTGATACAAACGTAATTCTTCACGACGGAACGTGTATAAACCAGTTTAAGGATAATGACATCGTTATCCCGCTTGCGGTTATTGAAGAGATAGACCATTTTAAACGCGGAAGCCAGGTCATTAACCTTAATGCACGTGACTTTGCGCGCAAACTGGACGAGTTGACAGGCAAGGCACTTTTCAACGGAGGCATTTCACTTGGAAAAGGAAAAGGGAAAGTAAGAATAGCCATTACCAAAGGGATCAACGACGAGATAAGAGATATTTTCAGAGAAGACACTGCTGACCACAGGATTTTAAGCACGGTATTTGAGCTTAAGAATAAAGCAAAAGATAACAAGTCTGTAATTCTTGTTACAAAAGACGTTAACCTTCGCATGAAGGCAAAAGCCATTGGTGTGCTCTCAGAAGATTACACAACCGACAGGATAGGCAGCATTGACGAGCTTTACAGCGGCAAAGGGGTTGTCGAAGAATTTGATGACGAGTTGCTAAACAAAATCTATACACTTCCATTTCAGATTCCCGCAACAGAGGTCATTAAAAAAGATAAAGGCGAGGTCCATCCGAACAAATTTTACATTATCAGAAATAAGAGCCATTCTGTACTTGGGCATTTGACGCCAACAAAAGAATTTGTTGAGCGAATTGACAAAAATCCCGCATACGGAATCATGCCGCGAAATGCAGAGCAGACCTTTGCCATGAATGCACTTATCAATAAAAACCTACCGCTTGTTTCAATAACAGGAAAAGCAGGCACAGGGAAAACGCTGCTGGCGCTTGCATCGGCGCTTAGCGTGAAAAAAGAGTACCGGCAGATATACATAGCAAGACCCGTCGTACCGCTTAGCAATAAGGACATTGGATATCTGCCCGGAGACGTTGACAGCAAGCTGGCGCCATACATGCAGCCCTTGTGGGATAACCTAAAGGTCATACAAGACCAGTATCCCGATACAGACAGAAACCATCAAGCAATTTCCACAATGCTTAAAGAAGAAAAGCTTCTTGTTGAACCGCTTAGCTATATCAGAGGACGAAGCCTGCAGAGAATATTTTTTATTGTTGATGAAGCGCAGAATTTAACACCGCACGAAATTAAAACAATAATAACAAGAGTCGGCGAAGGTACAAAGATTGTCTTCACGGGAGATATATATCAGATAGACCATCCATACCTTGACTCAGAATCGAACGGGCTATCTTACCTGATAGAGCACTTCAAGGGACAAAAGCTTTATGCACACGTAAACCTTGAAAAGGGCGAGCGGTCAGAACTTGCAGAGCTTGCGAG encodes:
- a CDS encoding alpha/beta fold hydrolase translates to MKKLFLILPILIFFLHTSVLAQNDIKGDWNGYIDLTTSKLEIIVKFTHDGTGYNGSIDIPDQSAYGLKLSKIVYNASDISFELEIPNAPAKFKGVYLADSISGEFLQAGFKGTFYLSNKPKEDEKNKSNASFKEEEIKFINGDITFVGTLTTPLKSGRHPAAIMISGSGPQNRDENILGFKIFKIIAEHLSTNGIAVLRYDDRGVAESTGKSVNESTSEEFAEDVSAAMDFLKKRNDINAEQIGLIGHSEGGIVAPLTASKRKDVAFIVSIAGTGVNGAEIILEQTKLISLANGEDSVRVNKDYDETKVALYMIVNGASEEELQSLIRKSAEEQFDNLSETEKSKIPDKSEWVNEKTDNAYKTLTSTWMKFFLKHEPAETWNKITCPVLALFGGLDLQVSVLQNEVPVRQALTEAGNKDFEIKVFPKANHLFQEAKTGSTSEYGILKKEFIDGFLDYILNWINKRVTVVN
- a CDS encoding FAD-dependent oxidoreductase yields the protein MKNIVTLKDRKVVQNNNIAMWFDRGGSDFEFKPGQYARITLQEPIHNDAEGNSRLFSLASSPKKDYIMFTTRALDSAFNKNILEMPIGAKAEISGFGGNTVLHEDSLIPAVFLIGGIGITPVRCMVEHIVDEKLPYKAYLFYSNPTASSMAFLTEFEKWAKEYSGFKFIPTIDDKEDKSWKYNFGYINKEMILKYIDDVNKPIYYIVGPTAMVEAMERLLQELNVSTNNIKLEKFG
- a CDS encoding class I SAM-dependent methyltransferase codes for the protein MNNHTKRFTGKADDYAKYRPGYPEQIIGFLEKKIGFDASKDIADIGCGTGILSRLFLNNGNLVFGVEPNQEMRDKSESLLGKFINFISVEGTAEETRLANNSVDIITAGQAFHWFDLKKTKKEFKRILRKDGDVVVVWNDRKNNTPVMKLMNGILKSLGHEHHEAEKDLMDKNLLGLFFEKEKIASTTFPNFQMLDLAGLRGRILSISYVPDKGEENKRIMKEVKDLFDRYNNGGMVKLEYTTRVYYGKLK
- a CDS encoding GDSL-type esterase/lipase family protein, translated to MKKTLVLSVIINILFILFGGYIIHKKGGFNYLKQNSAKLLEIEQDYSLYYKTKRSIFEIMPYDTNKIIFLGNSITNFCDWHELFGNENIINRGINGDVINGVIDRSDVILSSSPKKIFLMIGTNDLAEGNTIEKIISNYERLLILIKEKSPRTKLYLQSILPTLNDQRRKNDDIIAINKSLIDLTEKYGFTYVNLFDILKTERNELDTIYSFDGLHLNGKGYLKLKKEIEQYVNN
- a CDS encoding lipoprotein, coding for MKKIIFVIVLIALLAGSFFLYKGQKNLIADDKDEKCCNTECTQKENCQKQCDGKCETCTKQCESMKNTNNEGQSQMKNCPKTNCSQKTEAGSTKGSCTYRK
- a CDS encoding aminotransferase class V-fold PLP-dependent enzyme — its product is MEKYFEKYRQNTIGNNREYESPYGRQRLIYADWVASGRLYKPIEDTITEKIGPYVANTHTETSETGALMTRAYKLAHKKIKQHCNAGEKDVIITAGFGMTTVINKFQRILGLKNFIRRLDKNVIPKEERPVVFLTHMEHHSNQTSWYETIADVVVVEPGDDLSCDIDNLEKELIKYKDRKTKFGSFSACSNVTGIQTSYFEMAKLMHKYGGYCFVDFAASAPYVEINMHPDEEESRLDAVFFSPHKFLGGPGTSGVLVFNKELYQNYSPDHPGGGTVEWTNPWGEYMYINDIETREDGGTPGFLQAIRTALCIELKNEMGVDNILRREEQLLKIAFKELREIPNLHILADNIEHRLGIVSFYMDNIHYNLIVRLLSDRYGIQVRGGCACAGTYGHYLLNVDQDHSKHITDLIRHGDLSLKPGWVRISLHPTMPDEDLLIICKALREIGNNYKEWQDDYVYNNQTNEYRYKYEQNNFIEVKKWFELSDD
- a CDS encoding carbonic anhydrase family protein translates to MKNLIVLLSFILSLSATAQHKEVSYPKTKEFQQSLTPDSIIVLLKNGNERFLHNTRSDIDYDAEIELTSHNQYPFAVVYGCMDSRVPPEIAFDAGIGDIFVNRLAGNVITKEVLGSMEYACKVAGSKLVVVMGHTSCGAVKGAIDNVELGNITDIVKEIKPAVSKTVLLNPGEEVSSKNYELVDMVAKTNVELGIEYIRKNSPILKEMEDKGEIKIVGAVYDVSTGRVSFLQ
- the recN gene encoding DNA repair protein RecN produces the protein MLEKLYIKNYLIIKEAEMIFSKGLNILTGETGAGKSIILDALGLILGERANYSIIRNENSRLIVEGYFDFSNNSNVLKFLSEKELISDSNNKGSVIIRRELTKKGVSRSFINDSLVNISDLKDFGDLIVDIHSQNEHQSLLNKETHCEFLDNFIQGNILKDKYQKVFLELKEKTEILKTLLNKRDDIISRKSFLEFQLKEINNVNPLPNEDSELLNELNKMENAEEISTAVCNGINYLYENDSNMLSNLSYIIKELKKAVKHDREIEKYISTLEEILSSAKNVSEELRDYVKEVNFDPERIEIIRNRLGTLTFLKKKYNLSIEGLITKAAELTEQFNLSENFDYEIEKLSKEVQDKKAQVFAVAEELSLVRIKHGKTLEKKVNSYFKEVGLESAEFKVSLNRFIAATDGSDDLSFKKGNVTYKLSAAGIDNVEFLIKANKGSEFTPLRKTASGGEVSRIMLSLKASLSGKENIPILVFDEIDAGISGRIAGKVGTVLFELSKTHQIISITHLPQIAAMSDKHFYVSKKTVGSETIAEINDLQEENIITEVARLLSSEKITDASKKTAKELRSLKREK